A region of Epinephelus fuscoguttatus linkage group LG1, E.fuscoguttatus.final_Chr_v1 DNA encodes the following proteins:
- the LOC125887960 gene encoding elastase-1-like — protein MLVFLLFTTLTATVLAELEPRSDYEESGPAGRVVGGDQVAHHYSWPWQVSLQYYSDGSYHHFCGGTLIGKAWVLTAAHCVFSSSSLRVVLGDLILHSTHHTEQYRSVNNIYIHPDWNNNSISSGNDIALLRLSSDAVLNSYVGLVYLPPYGEILPHNYACYITGYGRTSTGGSMSNRMRQAYLPVVDHETCTSFGWWGSTVKTTMICAGGGAQSGCNGDFGGPLSCKVNNRWYVHGVASFVSAMGCNAPQKPTVFTRVSAFTTWITSVMNNP, from the exons ATGCTCGTGTTTCTGCTGTTCACCACTCTCACAGCCACAG TGCTGGCTGAGTTGGAGCCTCGGTCTGACTACGAGGAGAGCGGCCCTGCAGGGAGAGTTGTGGGAGGTGATCAGGTGGCTCATCACTACTCCTGGCCTTGGCAG GTTTCTCTTCAATACTACTCTGATGGCTCCTATCACCATTTCTGTGGAGGAACGCTGATCGGTAAAGCATGGGTGCTGACAGCTGCTCACTGCGTGTTCAG TTCCAGCTCGCTGCGTGTGGTCCTCGGTGACCTCATCCTGCACAGCACCCATCACACAGAGCAATACAGGAGTGTCAACAATATTTACATCCATCCTGATTGGAACAATAACAGCATCTCCTCTGG TAATGACATCGCCCTGTTGCGGCTGTCTTCGGACGCCGTCTTGAACTCGTATGTGGGGCTGGTCTATCTGCCTCCTTATGGTGAGATCCTGCCCCATAACTACGCCTGCTACATCACTGGATACGGACGCACCTCCA CTGGTGGAAGTATGTCAAACAGAATGAGGCAGGCTTACCTTCCTGTTGTCGATCATGAGACCTGCACCAGCTTTGGCTGGTGGGGCAGCACCGTCAAGACCACCATGATCTGTGCTGGAGGAGGCGCTCAGTCAGGATGCAAT GGTGACTTTGGCGGCCCTCTTAGCTGCAAAGTTAACAACAGGTGGTATGTACATGGGGTAGCCAGCTTTGTGTCGGCCATGGGATGCAACGCGCCCCAGAAGCCCACCGTCTTCACCCGCGTCTCCGCCTTCACCACATGGATAACCTCG GTCATGAACAATCCTTGA